The segment GTCGGCGATCCGACGGCGCCGGGCCAGATGCCCGTCGCGGAGCTGGCCGTGCTCGTGCGCCGGCTGTTCCCGACCTGAGTCAGCCCGCATCGAGTGCGTCGAATCATGTCAACGCGCTGACGAGCGGCGGCGGCATGCCCCTTGCTGCCCCACGCGCGCATGCCGAATCGTGCAGTCTTCATCGCCGCCGTTCTCGCATGGGCCGCGGCCGCGCACGCGCTCACGCTCGAGAGCCCGCGCATCGAAGCCACGCTGATGGCGAGCAGCAAGGATCCGTTTCGTATTCGCGGTCGTCTTGCCGGCGCCGACCCCATGGTGATCGTCGGCGGTCCCGTCACGCTGCGGTTCGGCGCCCTCAAGGTGGACATTCCCGCCGGCGGATTTCGCCGCCGCAAGAGCGTGTACACGTGGCGCAGCTACCTGCTCGGCGTCAAGAAGGTGACGATCAACGCCAAGAAGGCGACTCTCGACGTCGTCGGCGGGGGCGTCGAGCTCGGCACGCTTCCCAGCCCCGTGATGTTCGCGCTCGCGATGCCCGAGGCGGTCGCCTGCGGGCGCATCGTGTGGAGCGGCGAGCAGACCGCGCCCGCCCGTTCGGGGAAGCACGGCACCAAGAAGATCGCGACGGGACCGCTCGTGCCGTGCGCGCCCGCGGCGGACGGCGCGGACCACGTGCCGCCGCAGATCGTGATCACGAGCCCGACGTCGGCAGACGGGACGACGACCGCGACGCCGACCATCACGCTCGGCGGCGTGGCGCTCGACAACGTCGGCGTCGCAGGCCTCACGTGGTCGAGCGACCGCGGCGGCGGGGCGTCGTTCGCGGCGAGCGCGGACTGGACGGTCCTGGACGTGTCCCTCCAGCCCGGCGACAACCGGATTACGGTCGAGGCCGCCGACGCCGCCGGCAACACGGCGAGCGATGCGATCGACGTCGCCTACAACACGAACGGCATCGTGTTCGACGGCGTGCCGGTCGCCGAACCCGACGCCCTCGCCGTCGGCGCGGTGACGGAGATCGCGGTGCGGCAGGCGATCGTCTCGAACCCCGACCTCGATCCGGCGAGCGTCCAGCTCGAGAGCGTCGACGGCGACGCCCCGAGCCCCGTCATGCCGCTGCGGGACGACGGCGTGCTCGAGGGCGGCGACAAGATCGCCGCCGACGGCGTCCACACCGGCCTCACGACGCTGCCGGGATCGACGGCCGGCGCGCGCCAGCGCTTCCGCGTCTCGGCGCGAACGCTGTCGCACCCCGAGCTGGTCGCGTGGTCGCCCGTGCTGTCGCTCCCGACCGTCGACCGCGTGACGCAGCCGCAGCTCGACGCGGCGATCAAGCTCGCGAACGACGCCCGGACGCTGCGCGACAACCTCGCGGCGCACGGGGCCTCGCCGGAGGCGGTGCTCGAGCAGATCGTCAATCTCGCGTTCGTGAACGGCGCCCGAGCGGCCGGGCCATCCGACGGCGGCCTCGGCGCCTGGTGGCTCGACCAGAACGGCATCCTGGGCGGCGTGCTCGCCTACGACGAGACGACGCGTCGCGGAGGTCGTGCGGCGCCGTCCACCGTCGTGCCGGGGCCGGATCCGCGGCCGCGCAGCCTCGCCAGTCCGATCACGCAGGGTCCGGCCGGCGTCGGCAGCCGTCGCTCGCTCCTGCTCGCGCCCTACTTCGACGGCGAGGAGCCGCTCGCGGTGCAGACGCTCCTCCTCGGCAGCACGTGCCCCCAGTTCCAGGTCGAGTCGCACTTCGGGTCGACGGCCACCCTCGAGCACTTCCAGCACCTCGAGGACTACGGCGTCATCGCCGTCGCCTCGCACGGCGACACGCTCTTCGGCGGGCTCGGCGACGCCTACCGGCCGGAATGGGAGTGGAGCTCGACGGGCGCGCAGGCGATCGTGCTGACGGGGACGACGCTCACGTCGGAGAACCGCGCCACCTGGGAGCGCGATCTGCGGCTGGGCCGCCTGGCCGTCTTCCCCGACGGGGTCGCGGCCATCCTGCCGTCGTTCGTCACGACGTACAGCATTCGGCTACCCGCGAGCCTCGTCTACATGGGCACGTGTCGCAGCTCGGCGAATCCCACCATGTCGAGTGCCCTCTTCGATCGCGGCGCCGCCACGTACTTCGGATACGACGGCTACGTGACGTCGGCGTTCGCGCACGACGTGGGCGTGGATCTCTTCACGCAGCTCCTGTCGGGCAAGAGCGCCGCCGAGGCGTTCACGCCCGGCCAGAGCGACGGCGCGACGCCGCCGGCGACGTTCACCATGGCCGGCCAGCCGGCCACCAGCCTCACGGCGACGCCGATCGTCAACGGCAGCTTCGAGATCGCGAGCGGGTTCGAGGCCAGCGTCGCCGGCTTCACCGTCACGGGCGACGGCCGGATCGTCGGCGAGCTCGGCTCCACGTTGCCGACCGACGGCACGCGCATGGCGCTCGTCTCGACGGGCCTCGGCTTCACGACCGAGGCGGGCACCTTCGCCCAGCCCGTCTGCCTGCCCGCGCTGCCGCCCGGCGCGACCTCGATGACGCTCACGTACGACTGGAACTTCTTCTCCGAGGAGTTCCTCGAGTACTGCGGCAGCCAGTTCCAGGACAGCTTCGTCGTCCAGTTCGGCGCGAGCGTCCTGCAGTCGACCAAGATCGACGACCTGTGCGCCAGCGTCACGCCCGCCGACGTGAGCTTCGACAAGGGCGACGTCTACATGACGGGATGGCGCACGCAGGCGATCGACGTCACCGCGTTCGCGGGCCAGGCCGACCTCCTCAGCTTCGCCGCCAAGGACGTGGGCGACAGCATCTACGACTCGGCGATCCTCGTCGACCACGTGCGCCTGGTGGTGCAGTAGCTACTCATCCCCGCTACGGATGGGGCGGCGCGCAGCCTTCTTCTCGGCCTGCACGCGCTTGCCGGCGAGCATCTTCTCCTTCGCACGTCGCGACCGCTTGCGCTTCTGGCGCCGGATGCGCTCGCGCGCCTGCTCGGCCGCGCTCGCAATGCCGAGACGCCGGGTCTCGATCTTCTCGCACAGGAGACGCCGCGCGAGGAATCGGTTCATGCCCTGCGAGCGACTCTCCTGACACTTGACCGCGACGTCCGACGGCGGATGGCGGAGCACGACGCACGTCGCGACCTTGTTGACGTTCTGGCCGCCCCGTCCACCGGAGCGCACGAAGGTCTCCTCGAGCTCGCTCTCGCGGATCCCCAGGGCTTCCATGCGGGCCACGAGCGCGCGCACCTTGTCCGGACTCACGGGAAACATCGGCGTGCGCTCGAAGGTACACGAGCGCCGCCCCGCGTGCAGCCGGCGGGTGTCAGCTCCCGGGGACGATCTTGTAGACCTCGCCCTGGCCGTCGACACCCCCGCCGTAGTCGACGATGTAGAGCTCGCCGCGTGCGTCCTCGCCGAACGAGCTGACGCCGCCGATCGAGAGACCGCCGCCCGGCGCGACGTCCGCGGTGCGATCGTCCTGGTTCTGCGCGACGCCGCCGGAGACGCCCTTGAAGGTGCGGATGAAGGCCGAGCAGATGTCGGAGTAGAAGTACGTGCCGGCGAGGTCCGGCATCGCACACCCGCGATACACGTATCCGCCGGTGATCGAGCAGCCCTGTCCGTGGTCGTACTCGAGGACCGGGAAGGTGAAGCCGGTCGGCGGGCTCGGGCACATCGTCGCCGGCGGCTCGGGCTCGTGGCACAGCGTCCCCTCGAAGATGTCCCAGCCGTAGTTCTCGCCGCCGGTGCTCGACGCCGGCTGCACGTCGACCTCCTCGCGGGCGCCCTGCCCGACGTCGGCGATGTAGAGGTCTCCGGTGCCGCGATCGAAGCTGATGCGCCACGGATTGCGGACGCCGTACGCCCAGATCTCCGGCAGCGCGGGCGGCGCGCCGACGAACGGGTTCGACGGCGGGATCGTGTACGTGGGCGCATTGACGTCGATGCGCATGATCTTCCCGAGCAGGCGCGTCAGATCCTGTCCCGTCTCCTGCGGATCGTCGCCGCCCCCACCATCGCCCATCGCGAAGTAGAGGTAGCCGTCGGGCCCGAACAGGACGAGGCCGCCGTTGTGGTTCGACGCGAAGTCCTCGGTCGAGATGACGAGCGTGCCGGACGTGTTGGCGACGTCGGGGTTCGCGCTCACGGTGTAGCGCCGCACCTCGGGCAATCCGCCGTTGTTCGTGTAGCTCAGGTAGAAGATGCCGCTCGTCTCGTAGTCGGGCGCGAACGCCATGCTGAGGAGCCCCTGCTCGCCGCAGCACGTCACGTCGCCGGTCACGTCGATGAAGGGGGTCGGCAAGAGCGTGCCGTTCTTGACGATGCGCACGACGCCGTCCTGCTCGACGATGAAGATCCGGTTCGGATCGAGCGGCGGCGCGGTGACGTAGACGGGCCGGTCGAGCCCGGACGCGACGCGGACGCTGCCGAGCGCCGTCCCCGACACGGTCGGCACGCCGTCGCACACCGCGGACGTGTTCTCGAGCGCGCACGTCGACGAGCAGCCGTCGCCGTCGTTGGTGTTGCCGTCGTCGCACTCCTCCGTGCCCTCGGCGACGCCGTTGCCGCACGTCGGCGGGGGCGGCACCTCGCAGTCGGCCGGCGCGGACGCCGCCGCTGCCCGGAGCTTGTCGGTGCGATTGTCGAGGAACGTCGTCGCGTCGAAGCGCGCGCACCAGGTGTCGGCGCCGATCGTGAAGCGAACGTCGACCGGACCCGTCTGCGAGCCGGCGACGGCGTAGCCCCAGCTGCTGCCCTTGCCGGCGATCGTGAGCGAGCCGCCGTGGGAACCGCCCTTGAACGCCACCTTGCGAATGCCGACGCCGCCGGAGCGATCGCTCCACTTGTAGCCCTTGGCGCCGGACGGCGTACCGAGCCCCACCCACAGGTTCTGATCGAGTGGGACGATCCCGCTCGTGCCGTCGCCCGCGCCGCGACCCACGATCTCGAGCGTCGCGCCGCCGCCGCGCGGGTCGCCGCCGGCCGTCGGGTCGATTCCGAGGTCGCGCGTCGCCTTGAAACGGACCGTGCGGCGCGTCGCGTCGCCCTGCCGATCCTTCAGAACGAGCTTGTCGCCGGCGACCGGATGATCGGCACCCAGGGCGGTGGTGGCAACGAGGAGCACGAGCGCGGCGGTCTTACGCACGAGAGAACCCTCCGTCATGTCGATTATCGTGCTCAGCGCGCTCCCGTCAACGGAATTTCGCGCGGCGCGGCGCCTATCTTCGCGCGCGGCGTCGCGCTAAGGGGCCGTCATGTCGCGCGTGGCGCTCGTCGGGCTCGCCTTGCTGGCGATCGTCGCGAGCGCCTGGCTCGCCGGGGTGCGGCCACACCGCGACACGCCGCCCGAGGAGCCGCCGCGCACGCGCCACCTCACACCGGACGGATCGCCCGTCTACACCAATCGTCTTG is part of the Candidatus Eisenbacteria bacterium genome and harbors:
- a CDS encoding PQQ-dependent sugar dehydrogenase, with the protein product MRKTAALVLLVATTALGADHPVAGDKLVLKDRQGDATRRTVRFKATRDLGIDPTAGGDPRGGGATLEIVGRGAGDGTSGIVPLDQNLWVGLGTPSGAKGYKWSDRSGGVGIRKVAFKGGSHGGSLTIAGKGSSWGYAVAGSQTGPVDVRFTIGADTWCARFDATTFLDNRTDKLRAAAASAPADCEVPPPPTCGNGVAEGTEECDDGNTNDGDGCSSTCALENTSAVCDGVPTVSGTALGSVRVASGLDRPVYVTAPPLDPNRIFIVEQDGVVRIVKNGTLLPTPFIDVTGDVTCCGEQGLLSMAFAPDYETSGIFYLSYTNNGGLPEVRRYTVSANPDVANTSGTLVISTEDFASNHNGGLVLFGPDGYLYFAMGDGGGGDDPQETGQDLTRLLGKIMRIDVNAPTYTIPPSNPFVGAPPALPEIWAYGVRNPWRISFDRGTGDLYIADVGQGAREEVDVQPASSTGGENYGWDIFEGTLCHEPEPPATMCPSPPTGFTFPVLEYDHGQGCSITGGYVYRGCAMPDLAGTYFYSDICSAFIRTFKGVSGGVAQNQDDRTADVAPGGGLSIGGVSSFGEDARGELYIVDYGGGVDGQGEVYKIVPGS
- a CDS encoding peptide chain release factor-like protein, whose product is MFPVSPDKVRALVARMEALGIRESELEETFVRSGGRGGQNVNKVATCVVLRHPPSDVAVKCQESRSQGMNRFLARRLLCEKIETRRLGIASAAEQARERIRRQKRKRSRRAKEKMLAGKRVQAEKKAARRPIRSGDE